One Janthinobacterium sp. TB1-E2 genomic region harbors:
- the galT gene encoding galactose-1-phosphate uridylyltransferase, which yields MYCEQLVKPDGRQLTLYSRRPIVVAGVAPSPFPLPQEANPHLRWHPLRGEWVAYAAYRQGRTFLPPPEYNPLAPTRDPAHPTELPAGDYDIAVFDNRFPTLALDAHDPPDLTVATAPAAGQCEVVVFAQDAGASLGTLPVSHIVLLLQAWTARTQELAKRPGIAYVLPFENRGAEVGVTLHHPHGQIYAYPFVPPVPARMLEQEHAYFAEHGQALLVDMARREADGGTRLLYLGPEAVAFVPACARYPYEAWLMPRRQTDSFAALSAAQREDLARALKTVLLKYDGLWQREMPYLMAWYQAPTDGRAHPETQLHAQFYPPYRTRERLKYLAGTELAAGMYAMDALPEESARQLQQVCVTWEMSEEIA from the coding sequence ATGTATTGCGAGCAACTCGTCAAGCCCGACGGGCGCCAGCTGACCCTTTACAGTAGGCGTCCCATCGTCGTCGCTGGCGTTGCACCGAGCCCTTTCCCCTTGCCGCAGGAAGCCAATCCGCACTTGCGCTGGCATCCTTTGCGCGGCGAGTGGGTCGCGTACGCGGCCTATCGCCAGGGCCGCACCTTCCTCCCTCCGCCAGAGTACAACCCGCTGGCGCCCACGCGCGATCCCGCCCATCCGACGGAATTGCCGGCCGGCGACTACGATATCGCCGTCTTCGACAACCGCTTTCCCACCCTGGCGCTGGACGCCCATGACCCGCCCGACCTGACGGTGGCCACGGCGCCGGCCGCCGGCCAGTGCGAAGTGGTGGTGTTCGCCCAGGATGCCGGCGCCTCGCTGGGCACCTTGCCCGTCAGTCACATCGTCTTGCTGCTGCAAGCGTGGACCGCGCGCACGCAAGAACTCGCCAAGCGGCCCGGCATCGCTTATGTGCTGCCGTTCGAAAACCGTGGCGCGGAAGTGGGCGTGACGCTGCACCATCCGCATGGCCAGATCTACGCCTATCCCTTTGTTCCTCCGGTGCCGGCGCGCATGCTGGAGCAGGAGCACGCGTATTTCGCCGAGCATGGCCAGGCCTTGCTGGTGGATATGGCGCGGCGCGAAGCCGATGGCGGCACGCGATTGCTGTACCTGGGGCCGGAGGCCGTCGCTTTTGTTCCCGCCTGTGCCCGCTACCCGTATGAAGCGTGGCTGATGCCGCGGCGGCAGACGGACAGCTTTGCGGCCCTGTCGGCGGCGCAGCGCGAGGATCTGGCGCGCGCCCTGAAAACCGTCCTGCTGAAATACGACGGCCTGTGGCAACGCGAAATGCCTTACCTGATGGCCTGGTACCAGGCGCCGACAGACGGCCGCGCGCATCCGGAAACGCAGCTGCACGCACAGTTTTATCCGCCGTACCGCACGCGCGAACGGCTCAAATACCTGGCCGGCACGGAGCTGGCCGCCGGCATGTACGCCATGGATGCTTTGCCCGAGGAGTCGGCGCGGCAGCTGCAGCAAGTGTGCGTGACATGGGAAATGTCAGAGGAAATCGCATGA
- a CDS encoding peptidase M24, with protein sequence MNWNVELEIAHKLAQMRGWLEQERAGAVRLRGVDWFAWATAGASGSAGHSAECGCAEVLVTRDAAYILTDAAEAQRLRQEEVRGSWTWQVTPWMQPRLAELREHFVQHAAEGRPVLCDRPGLQERCLPVALREERLPLLAPEQARYREVGRLAAAAASEALRAARPDWSEQDLAGACARALWSRGLHAVYVLAAGAERFERYRRAPPAASPLGERAVLALCAQAYGLCASLSRQRRFRPARDGIGEADAAILALEAVALDACVAGHALSMVYHALDSAYAYAGQPDTVQEFRQGGIAGYRAPEVTAGAHTEITLKDGMALAFHPSLPGSMVEDTFLLSGGRLHNLTCDPDWPVTSVEGRLRPLTLELP encoded by the coding sequence ATGAACTGGAATGTGGAATTGGAAATTGCACATAAGCTGGCGCAGATGCGCGGCTGGCTGGAACAGGAAAGGGCTGGCGCGGTGCGCTTGCGCGGCGTGGACTGGTTCGCCTGGGCCACGGCGGGGGCGTCGGGCAGCGCCGGCCACTCAGCCGAGTGTGGCTGTGCCGAGGTGCTCGTCACGCGCGATGCGGCCTACATCCTGACGGATGCGGCCGAGGCGCAGCGGCTGCGTCAGGAAGAAGTGCGCGGCAGCTGGACCTGGCAAGTGACGCCGTGGATGCAGCCGCGGCTGGCCGAATTGCGCGAGCATTTCGTGCAGCATGCGGCGGAAGGGCGGCCCGTGCTGTGCGACCGGCCCGGCCTGCAAGAACGCTGTCTGCCCGTTGCCCTGCGCGAGGAGCGCCTGCCCCTGCTGGCGCCGGAACAGGCGCGCTACCGCGAAGTGGGGCGCCTGGCCGCCGCGGCCGCCAGCGAAGCGCTGCGCGCCGCGCGTCCCGACTGGAGCGAGCAGGACCTGGCCGGCGCCTGCGCCCGTGCCCTGTGGTCGCGCGGCCTGCACGCCGTGTACGTGCTGGCGGCGGGTGCCGAGCGCTTCGAGCGCTACCGGCGCGCGCCACCGGCCGCGTCGCCGCTGGGCGAGCGGGCCGTGCTGGCGCTGTGCGCGCAAGCTTACGGCCTGTGCGCCAGCCTGAGCCGCCAGCGCCGCTTCCGTCCCGCGCGCGACGGCATCGGTGAAGCGGACGCGGCCATCCTGGCGCTGGAAGCGGTGGCGCTCGACGCCTGCGTGGCGGGGCATGCGCTGAGCATGGTATATCACGCGCTCGACAGCGCCTATGCGTATGCGGGCCAGCCCGATACGGTGCAGGAATTCCGGCAGGGCGGCATCGCCGGCTACCGCGCGCCCGAGGTGACCGCAGGCGCGCACACGGAAATCACCCTGAAGGACGGCATGGCCCTGGCTTTCCATCCCAGTTTGCCCGGCAGCATGGTGGAAGACACTTTCCTGCTCAGCGGCGGGCGCCTGCACAACCTGACTTGCGACCCGGACTGGCCAGTCACCTCGGTGGAGGGACGGCTGCGTCCGCTGACCCTGGAGTTGCCATGA
- the galK gene encoding galactokinase — protein sequence MITPDAYFGAVPVVAASAPGRVNLLGEHTDYNDGYMLPCATPQRTRVMLALAADGHHQFYSATLDELVRFERQCAAPPGFGRYLEGCIRLLEERGVAVPAVRGHIDSDVPPGAGLSSSAALEIAMLRALRQLLGLQIDDVSLALMGQQAEIRYAQVNCGVMDQMASSLADERHMLLLDARTLRHELLALPHDSEVLVIDSGVPRTLAGSAYNVRRAECEQAARLLGVAALRDVREPSVVEGLPEPYRRRARHVVSENLRVLQACGQHGPVLFGQLMTLSHASLRDDYEVSLPVLDTLVALLSAQSAVYGARLTGAGFGGACVALCRKQCAASTGRTVVQRFNAEGHSARMVVPLN from the coding sequence ATGATCACCCCCGACGCGTATTTCGGCGCCGTCCCCGTGGTGGCGGCCTCGGCGCCCGGGAGGGTCAACCTGCTGGGCGAGCATACGGACTACAACGATGGCTACATGCTGCCGTGCGCCACGCCGCAACGCACGCGCGTGATGCTGGCGCTTGCCGCCGACGGCCACCATCAGTTCTATTCGGCGACCCTTGACGAACTCGTGCGTTTCGAGCGCCAGTGCGCCGCGCCGCCCGGTTTCGGCCGCTACCTGGAAGGCTGCATCCGTCTGCTCGAGGAGCGCGGCGTGGCCGTACCGGCCGTGCGCGGCCATATCGATTCGGACGTGCCGCCGGGCGCCGGCCTGTCGAGCAGCGCGGCGCTGGAAATCGCCATGCTGCGCGCGCTGCGCCAGCTGCTGGGGCTGCAGATTGACGACGTGTCGCTGGCGCTGATGGGGCAGCAGGCGGAAATCCGCTACGCGCAAGTCAATTGCGGCGTGATGGACCAGATGGCGTCCAGCCTGGCCGACGAGCGCCATATGCTGCTGCTTGATGCGCGCACCCTGCGCCATGAACTGCTGGCGCTGCCGCACGACAGCGAGGTGCTGGTCATCGACAGCGGCGTGCCGCGCACCCTGGCAGGCAGCGCGTACAACGTGCGGCGCGCCGAGTGCGAACAGGCGGCGCGCCTGCTGGGCGTGGCGGCGTTGCGCGACGTGCGCGAGCCGTCCGTGGTGGAAGGCTTGCCTGAGCCGTATCGCCGCCGCGCGCGCCACGTGGTCAGCGAAAACCTGCGCGTGCTGCAAGCGTGCGGCCAGCATGGTCCCGTGCTGTTCGGCCAGTTGATGACGCTGTCGCACGCCAGCCTGCGCGACGACTACGAGGTGTCGCTGCCGGTGCTCGATACCTTGGTGGCGCTGCTGTCGGCGCAGTCCGCCGTGTATGGCGCGCGCCTGACGGGGGCCGGTTTTGGCGGCGCCTGCGTGGCCCTGTGCCGCAAGCAGTGCGCGGCCAGTACGGGGCGCACGGTGGTACAGCGCTTTAACGCCGAAGGACACAGCGCACGCATGGTGGTTCCCCTGAATTGA
- a CDS encoding MFS transporter, producing MKSAPSTVDASALLTSTRILLFALSAGVLVASLYYVQPLTSMLAASFGVSVPQAGYLVTATQIGYVLGIVFLVPLSDVLNRRQLLTWMLIAKIAALLLAATSQNIIVFAIASVLMGITSSALMVVTAMVASYAPDHSRGRMVGTVMTGLLLGILLARTVSGTVSQISGGWRTVYVLAAIVVAALLVMLRRILPNEAPRGKLQYGKLLASLADIIRQEPLLRQRALFSGLGLGTFSVFWTGLTFLLSGAPYHYSEMQIGLFGLAGATGAFAANTAGRMADCGYARQATWLLAVASIAGWALIGFGAHSLVLLLIGIVLLDMGVMGLQVTHQSIIYKLAPHARARVTTVFIAGGFIGASAGSALASASFAAGGWPALCMVGGAMPLLMLIVWSKYRHTQRRLERLA from the coding sequence ATGAAATCCGCACCCTCTACCGTCGATGCCAGCGCCCTGCTGACGTCGACCCGCATCCTGCTGTTCGCCCTGTCCGCCGGCGTGCTCGTCGCCAGCCTCTACTATGTGCAGCCGCTCACGTCCATGCTGGCCGCCTCGTTTGGCGTCAGCGTGCCGCAAGCCGGTTATCTGGTCACGGCCACGCAAATCGGCTATGTGCTGGGCATCGTCTTCCTGGTCCCCCTCAGTGACGTGCTGAACCGCCGCCAGTTGCTGACGTGGATGCTGATCGCCAAGATAGCCGCCCTGCTGCTGGCCGCCACCAGCCAGAACATCATCGTCTTTGCCATCGCCAGCGTCTTGATGGGGATCACGTCCAGCGCCTTGATGGTAGTGACGGCCATGGTGGCCTCGTACGCGCCCGATCACAGCCGGGGACGCATGGTGGGCACCGTCATGACGGGCTTGTTGCTGGGTATCTTGCTGGCGCGCACCGTCTCCGGCACGGTGTCGCAGATCAGCGGCGGCTGGCGCACCGTCTACGTGCTGGCCGCCATCGTCGTCGCGGCCCTGCTCGTCATGCTGCGCCGCATCCTGCCAAACGAGGCGCCACGCGGCAAGCTGCAATACGGAAAATTACTGGCTTCCCTGGCCGACATCATCCGCCAGGAACCGTTGCTGCGCCAGCGCGCCCTGTTCTCGGGCCTGGGCCTGGGTACCTTCAGCGTGTTCTGGACGGGCCTGACCTTTTTGCTCAGCGGCGCACCGTACCACTATTCGGAAATGCAGATCGGCCTGTTCGGCCTGGCGGGCGCCACGGGCGCCTTTGCCGCCAACACGGCGGGCCGCATGGCCGACTGCGGCTACGCGCGCCAGGCCACGTGGCTGCTGGCCGTCGCCTCGATCGCAGGCTGGGCCCTGATCGGCTTTGGCGCCCACTCGCTCGTGCTATTACTGATCGGTATCGTGCTGCTGGACATGGGTGTGATGGGCCTGCAAGTCACGCACCAGTCCATCATCTATAAACTGGCGCCGCATGCGCGCGCAAGGGTGACCACCGTGTTCATCGCGGGCGGCTTCATCGGCGCATCGGCAGGCTCGGCCCTGGCCAGCGCCAGCTTTGCCGCCGGCGGCTGGCCCGCCCTGTGCATGGTAGGCGGCGCCATGCCGCTGCTGATGCTGATCGTGTGGAGCAAGTACCGGCATACGCAGCGGCGGCTGGAGCGGCTGGCCTGA
- a CDS encoding LLM class flavin-dependent oxidoreductase translates to MIPFSILDLAPIAEGSDASQSFKNTLDLAQHGERWGYNRYWLAEHHGMPGIASAATAVVIAHVAAGTTTIRVGAGGVMLPNHSPLVIAEQFGTLEALHPGRIDLGLGRAPGSDQTTARALRRDLQSDAEQFPQDVLELIDYMSDEPRQRVLAVPGKGAKVPVWILGSSLFGAQLAAHLGLPYAFASHFAPQMMMQAVAYYREHFKPSKQLAKPYVMLGFNVFAADTDAEAHLRATSMQQAFVNLRTGRPSRLQPPVPGYLEQLGPQERAMLDSVLSCTAIGAPDTVKAKMATFIAETGADELMITSQIFEHQHRLRSYEITAQVHAELASAQ, encoded by the coding sequence ATGATTCCATTTTCCATACTCGACCTGGCCCCCATCGCCGAAGGCAGCGACGCCAGCCAGTCGTTCAAGAACACGCTCGACCTGGCGCAGCACGGCGAACGCTGGGGCTACAACCGCTACTGGCTGGCCGAACACCACGGCATGCCCGGCATCGCCAGCGCCGCCACGGCCGTCGTCATCGCCCATGTGGCGGCCGGCACGACAACCATCCGTGTGGGTGCCGGCGGCGTGATGCTGCCGAACCACTCGCCGCTCGTCATCGCGGAACAGTTCGGTACCCTGGAAGCGCTGCATCCGGGACGCATCGACCTGGGCCTGGGCCGCGCGCCCGGCTCCGACCAGACGACGGCGCGCGCGCTGCGCCGCGACTTGCAGTCCGACGCGGAACAATTCCCGCAGGACGTGCTGGAATTGATCGACTATATGTCCGACGAGCCACGCCAGCGCGTGCTGGCCGTACCCGGCAAGGGCGCGAAAGTGCCCGTGTGGATACTGGGCTCGAGCCTGTTCGGCGCCCAACTGGCCGCCCACCTGGGCTTGCCGTATGCATTCGCCTCGCACTTCGCGCCGCAGATGATGATGCAAGCCGTGGCCTATTACCGCGAGCATTTCAAGCCGTCCAAGCAATTGGCGAAACCGTACGTGATGCTGGGCTTTAACGTGTTTGCCGCCGATACGGATGCCGAGGCGCACTTGCGCGCCACGTCGATGCAGCAGGCCTTCGTCAACCTGCGCACGGGCCGCCCGTCGCGTCTGCAGCCGCCCGTGCCCGGCTACCTCGAGCAATTGGGCCCGCAGGAACGCGCCATGCTCGACTCCGTCCTGTCCTGCACGGCCATCGGCGCGCCGGACACCGTGAAGGCGAAAATGGCCACCTTCATCGCCGAAACGGGCGCCGACGAGCTGATGATCACTTCGCAGATCTTCGAGCACCAGCACCGGCTGCGCTCGTATGAAATCACGGCGCAGGTGCATGCGGAGCTGGCAAGCGCGCAGTAA
- a CDS encoding glycoside hydrolase family 2 protein has translation MVRENWQSLNGAWRFTFDNERRYRLPDGGIDWTHDIIVPFPPESQASGVGDRGFHRVCWYQREFLLQPGGPCVLLHFGAVDYHAKVWLNGHVVADHEGGHTPFVANISHALLSDGPQVLTVRVEDDPHDLAKPRGKQDWQLLPHSIWYPRTTGIWQSVWIERVAATYIGKLRWTPVFEGYEIGCDVFATGDLQDDLTVAVRIWHGDNLLADDQYKLIENEASRKIALSDPGIDDSRNELLWSPERPILLDAEVTLWHGDELLDTVKSYTALRSVAINRDRFMLNGRPYPLRLVLDQGYWPDTLLAAPSDDALRRDVELAKALGFNGVRKHQKIEDPRYLYWADRLGLLVWEEMPSTYRFSSKAITRMVREWTDVIERDYSHPCILVWVPFNESWGVPNLTAIQAHRNAVEALYHLTRTLDPTRPVIGNDGWEASATDILGIHDYDCDPERLQARYAISDSARTTLFDQRRPGGRILTLDGFPHRGQPIVLTEFGGIAFDREQSESTETWGYARVGNEAAFLDIYRRLMNVVNTAQMFSGFCYTQFADTFQETNGLLTADRTPKAALELLSAATRNIRLN, from the coding sequence ATGGTGCGTGAAAACTGGCAATCGTTGAACGGCGCCTGGCGTTTCACCTTCGACAATGAGCGGCGCTACCGGCTGCCCGATGGCGGCATCGACTGGACGCACGACATCATCGTGCCGTTTCCGCCGGAATCGCAGGCCAGCGGCGTGGGCGACCGTGGTTTTCACCGCGTTTGCTGGTATCAGCGCGAATTTTTGCTGCAGCCGGGCGGCCCGTGCGTGCTGCTGCATTTCGGCGCCGTCGACTACCATGCCAAGGTATGGCTGAACGGGCACGTGGTGGCCGACCACGAGGGTGGCCATACGCCGTTTGTCGCCAACATCAGCCATGCGCTGCTGTCCGACGGGCCGCAAGTGCTGACGGTGCGCGTCGAGGACGATCCGCACGACCTGGCCAAGCCGCGCGGCAAGCAGGACTGGCAGCTGCTACCCCATTCCATCTGGTATCCGCGCACCACGGGCATCTGGCAAAGCGTCTGGATCGAGCGCGTGGCGGCCACCTATATCGGCAAGCTGCGCTGGACGCCCGTGTTCGAGGGCTACGAGATCGGCTGTGACGTCTTCGCCACGGGCGACTTGCAGGATGACCTCACGGTGGCCGTGCGCATCTGGCATGGCGACAACCTGCTGGCCGACGACCAATACAAGCTGATCGAAAACGAAGCGAGCCGCAAGATCGCTTTGTCCGATCCCGGCATCGACGATTCGCGCAACGAACTGCTGTGGAGTCCGGAACGGCCCATCCTGCTCGATGCCGAAGTGACCTTGTGGCATGGTGACGAGCTGCTCGATACGGTCAAGTCGTACACGGCGCTGCGCTCGGTGGCCATCAACCGCGACCGCTTCATGCTCAATGGCCGGCCGTATCCGCTGCGCCTCGTGCTCGACCAGGGCTACTGGCCCGACACCCTGCTGGCCGCGCCTTCCGACGACGCCCTGCGGCGCGACGTGGAGCTGGCCAAGGCCCTGGGTTTCAACGGCGTGCGCAAGCACCAGAAGATCGAGGACCCGCGCTACCTGTACTGGGCCGATCGCCTGGGCTTGCTGGTGTGGGAAGAAATGCCATCGACGTACCGCTTCTCCAGCAAGGCCATCACGCGCATGGTGCGCGAATGGACGGACGTGATCGAGCGCGACTACAGCCATCCGTGCATCCTCGTCTGGGTGCCGTTCAATGAATCGTGGGGCGTGCCCAACCTGACGGCCATCCAGGCCCACCGCAACGCCGTCGAGGCGCTGTATCACCTGACGCGCACGCTCGACCCCACGCGGCCCGTGATCGGCAACGATGGCTGGGAGGCGTCGGCCACGGACATCCTCGGCATCCACGATTACGACTGCGATCCGGAACGGCTGCAGGCGCGCTATGCGATCAGCGATTCGGCCCGCACCACCTTGTTCGACCAGCGCCGCCCGGGCGGACGCATCCTCACGCTCGACGGCTTCCCGCACCGGGGCCAGCCTATCGTCCTCACGGAATTTGGCGGCATCGCCTTTGACAGGGAACAGAGCGAATCGACGGAAACCTGGGGCTATGCGCGCGTGGGCAACGAGGCGGCCTTCCTTGATATCTACCGGCGCCTGATGAACGTCGTCAACACGGCGCAGATGTTCAGCGGTTTTTGCTACACGCAGTTTGCCGACACGTTCCAGGAAACCAATGGTCTGCTGACGGCGGACCGAACGCCGAAGGCCGCGCTGGAGCTGCTCAGCGCGGCCACCCGCAATATCCGGCTCAATTGA